The following are encoded together in the Monodelphis domestica isolate mMonDom1 chromosome 5, mMonDom1.pri, whole genome shotgun sequence genome:
- the LOC100009865 gene encoding CD9 antigen-like has translation MTPDEDDGGNRCIKYLLFGFNAIFCLTGMTIFAFGLWLKFDTRTRTIFDQEDNSQFYTRVYIMIGTGVLMLLMSFLLCCGVMEESQCKLSVFFAFLLVLFAINIVIAIWGYFNKDKVIREVQAFYKDVYMKMRVKENPYKSILKALHKALDCCGLTGALDVFITETCPVKDFFSSLSMKSCPRAIEEILSSKFHVIRAVSTGIAVLIIFGMVLSLQLCRNIEDDF, from the coding sequence ATGACGCCCGACGAAGACGATGGAGGTAACAGGTGCATTAAATATCTACTGTTTGGATTTAACGCCATCTTTTGTCTCACAGGAATGACGATCTTCGCCTTTGGCCTATGGCTCAAATTCGACACTCGGACGAGGACCATCTTCGACCAGGAAGACAATTCTCAATTCTACACACGTGTTTATATCATGATTGGGACTGGTGTCCTTATGTTGCTGATGAGTTTCCTGCTCTGCTGTGGAGTCATGGAGGAGTCCCAATGCAAGTTGAGCGTGTTCTTTGCCTTCCTCTTGGTGCTTTTTGCCATCAATATAGTCATTGCCATCTGGGGTTATTTCAACAAAGACAAGGTGATTCGTGAGGTCCAGGCATTTTATAAGGACGTTTATATGAAGATGAGGGTCAAAGAAAACCCCTACAAGAGCATCCTCAAAGCCCTCCACAAGGCGCTGGATTGTTGTGGTTTGACTGGGGCTCTAGATGTGTTCATCACAGAGACCTGTCCTGTTAAAGACTTTTTTTCATCACTAAGTATGAAGTCTTGCCCACGAGCTATTGAGGAAATCTTAAGCAGTAAATTCCACGTCATTAGAGCTGTCAGCACAGGGATTGCTGTTCTGATCATCTTTGGCATGGTTTTAAGTCTGCAACTGTGCCGTAATATCGAGGATGATTTCTGA